GGTTAAATTTTGGGTTCCGGCAGGCTAAATTTTCCCTCTTTTAGGGTGTCATAAATCTCTTCTGCTCTTTGGTCTAGTGCTCTGCGTTGCTCTGTGTTGACCCTTAAATATCTACTGTTTGCTTCGATATCTATAGATTCAACTTCAGCCAGTTCGCCTATCTTCATCCATAGGTAGGCGAGTTCATTTTTCCGTTGCTGGGTAAAAATGGTCGCTAACATAGTGATGATGCTGGCTTGGTACTTGGTTTCCCCTTGGCTCAGGTAAAGCGCCTTGTATAGCTTGTTAACTGCGACTTGTGGCTCGCTCTTGCTATATGCGCTTGCGAGGCGCATTTGCATGTCAGTGCGCTCTAGCAAGCCTTTTGCATCTTGCTCTAACAAAAGTTGATGCGCTTTCTTATCACCGTGTCTGCTCCAGTGGTAATAGAGTAGATCGGAAGTTGTATCCCCTTCGGTTTCTGCACTAACTTTCTCTATCTGTGCCAGTGCCGCGAGATAACCATTGACGCGCTGTGTTGTTTGCTCTTTGTTGTTGCTGTGCTGGATTTGGGAGGCGCGCTCTATACAGTCACGGTAGTCCTCTAGATGCATCAATAGTTGGTATCTATTGTCACCTGAGGGAGAGACTTGGACTTGATAGCGTTGCTTGATAAGGTCGGCGCGCTCATATCTACACCAGCCGTCCTTATTCAGATCGTCACATAGTTCTGGGAATTTTTTGCATATGCCCCTTACACTCCCTAAGTCCTCACAGGAAGAAAGTAGCATTACGCAAGCGATGACTAAAAACTGACGAAAATACATGGCGACTCCGAGCTGAATACGCCGCAACATTATGGCATATCAACTCTAAGTAATTGTTAATGTTTTCCTTACTTAGGAACCTATTCTGTTAACTAAGGTCAATTATGTTTCAACAACGAACAATTATTGACCCAAACAATAGGGATTTGTCACCCGCTATCGCTAATTCTATATTGATTGGTGATATCATTGGCTTATAAGACAAATAGTAGACCCTTTGGGTCTTTAAATGAAAAAAGTCGTGTTCTTCTGCGAAGGACGCGAGCTTTTTGTTATCCCTAATCTAAGCTTGTTCAAAATAGCTTTTTCACGTTTAGTCCTATCGAGGAGATAAGCTGCATGCCTGGTTTTGAGTTATTCGGTCCCGAAGAGCAGAAAGAAGTTAAAGACGTAATGGAGCAGGGGTTCACCTTCCGTTACAACTTTGATGCCATGCGAAACGGTCATTGGAAGGCACGCGATATGGAGCAGATGCTCCAGGAAAAGATGGGTGTTAAACACGCGCACCTACTATCCAGTGGTACCGCTGCGTTACAGACCGCTTTAGCTGCATCGGGCATTGGTGCCGGTGATGAGGTGATTGTACCGCCGTTCACTTTTGTTGCTTCCGTCGAAGCTGTCATTATGGCCGGTGCTGTCCCCGTCTTCGCAGAAATTGATGAAACTCTATGTTTATCTCCCGAAGGGATTAAGGCCGCCATTACGCCACGTACTCGCGCGGTTAATTTAGTACATATGTGTGGCTCCATGGCGAAGATGGACGAGATTAAAGCTATCTGTAAGGAACATGATCTGGTTCTGATGGAAGACGCTTGTCAAGCCATTGGTGGTAGCTACAAAGGTCAGATGCTAGGCAGTATCGGTGATGTAGGTTGCTTCTCTTTTGATTCGGTGAAGACCATTACGTGCGGTGAAGGTGGCGCGGTTATCACCAACAATGAGGCTATCTATAATCATAGCCACATGTTTACTGACCATGGTCACGATCATGTGGGTAGTGATCGTGGCGCTGAAAGTCATCCCATCATGGGCTTGAACTTCCGTATCTCAGAGATGAATGCGGCCGTTGGTGTGGCGCAGTTACGTAAGCTGGACAAGATTGTTGAGATCCAGCGCCGCAATAAGAAGCTGATCAAAAGTGCGATGGCGGATATTGCTGATATCAGTTTTAGAGAGATCCCTGACGAGTCTGGTGATTCAGCGGGCTTCTTGAGTTTTATGCTTCCTACAGAAGCGCGTGCGGTAGAGATTAACCAAAAATTAGCTGAAAACGGCGTAGATGGTTGTTTCTATTGGTATGTGAACAACTGGCATTACTTGAAAAACTGGTCGCATATTCAAAATCTAAAGTCACCCGCCAAATTGGCGATAGAACTCTTACCAGAGCGTCCTGACTATACTCAAGTCTCCACGCCTAAGTCTGACGCTATCATGAGTCGCACGATTTCGATGTTGATTAAGCTGTCTTGGAGTGAAGAAGAGATCGCGCAACGTATAGAGAACATTAAGAAAGCTTTTGCCTAAAACGGTGACGGAGCCTACACCATGAGTTTTAAGAATTTTAAAGTTGTACCAAAAATGATTTTTGGCCGCGGGTCATTTGCTCAGCTGGATGAGGTTTTGGCTGAAGAGCGTAAGCAAGCCAATGACTTCGTTGTGTTTCTGGTTGATGACGTGCATAAAGATAAGCCGCTAGCTGACCGTGTGCCGGTAAAGCCACAAGATAAGCTTATTTGGGTTAATGTCGATGATGAACCATCCACCAAACAAGTGGATGAGTTAACACTGGAAGTGCAGGCGCATAGCGATTCTCTTGCTGTCAGCGTGGTTGGTATCGGTGGTGGCTCTGCTATGGATTTAGCTAAGGCCGTGGCGCTGATGTTAACCAATGAAGGTGGCTCTGCTAAGTATCAAGGGTGGGATCTGATTGAAAACCCTGCTGTACATCATATCGGTATTCCTACGCTATCTGGTACCGGTGCTGAAGCATCGCGCACCACGGTACTGTGCGGACCTGAACGTAAGCTCGGCATGAACTCTGATTACACTGTATTCGATCAGATCATCATGGATCCCGAGTTAATTAAAGATGCGCCGACAGATCAGTGGTTTTATA
The window above is part of the Corallincola holothuriorum genome. Proteins encoded here:
- a CDS encoding DUF2989 domain-containing protein, whose translation is MLRRIQLGVAMYFRQFLVIACVMLLSSCEDLGSVRGICKKFPELCDDLNKDGWCRYERADLIKQRYQVQVSPSGDNRYQLLMHLEDYRDCIERASQIQHSNNKEQTTQRVNGYLAALAQIEKVSAETEGDTTSDLLYYHWSRHGDKKAHQLLLEQDAKGLLERTDMQMRLASAYSKSEPQVAVNKLYKALYLSQGETKYQASIITMLATIFTQQRKNELAYLWMKIGELAEVESIDIEANSRYLRVNTEQRRALDQRAEEIYDTLKEGKFSLPEPKI
- a CDS encoding DegT/DnrJ/EryC1/StrS family aminotransferase; this encodes MPGFELFGPEEQKEVKDVMEQGFTFRYNFDAMRNGHWKARDMEQMLQEKMGVKHAHLLSSGTAALQTALAASGIGAGDEVIVPPFTFVASVEAVIMAGAVPVFAEIDETLCLSPEGIKAAITPRTRAVNLVHMCGSMAKMDEIKAICKEHDLVLMEDACQAIGGSYKGQMLGSIGDVGCFSFDSVKTITCGEGGAVITNNEAIYNHSHMFTDHGHDHVGSDRGAESHPIMGLNFRISEMNAAVGVAQLRKLDKIVEIQRRNKKLIKSAMADIADISFREIPDESGDSAGFLSFMLPTEARAVEINQKLAENGVDGCFYWYVNNWHYLKNWSHIQNLKSPAKLAIELLPERPDYTQVSTPKSDAIMSRTISMLIKLSWSEEEIAQRIENIKKAFA
- the kdnB gene encoding 3-deoxy-alpha-D-manno-octulosonate 8-oxidase KdnB; amino-acid sequence: MSFKNFKVVPKMIFGRGSFAQLDEVLAEERKQANDFVVFLVDDVHKDKPLADRVPVKPQDKLIWVNVDDEPSTKQVDELTLEVQAHSDSLAVSVVGIGGGSAMDLAKAVALMLTNEGGSAKYQGWDLIENPAVHHIGIPTLSGTGAEASRTTVLCGPERKLGMNSDYTVFDQIIMDPELIKDAPTDQWFYTGMDCYIHCIESLEGTYLNEFSKAYGEKSLALCRQVYLDDHPESDDKLMMASFMGGMSIAYSQVGACHALSYGLSYVLGYHHGIGNCIAFDVLDEFYPEGVKEFRQMMEKHNITLPKGICKDLPDETIAKMVKVAKSLGPLWHNVYGDGWEEKVTDQLLTDLYRRI